From the Tribolium castaneum strain GA2 chromosome 2, icTriCast1.1, whole genome shotgun sequence genome, one window contains:
- the LOC660502 gene encoding pancreatic triacylglycerol lipase, translated as MFISKHLVLLIIIISHFNGNGQQLLQRNRFRRLNKPSGLKLKQRLQEKLNQYKQRTIQTICYDIVGCFELPHKRSPLQKVPENPEMLGTQFYLFRRGINFSQPEILHYDDDGKSLRKSSFNYSQPLKMIIHGYMGKWNDIGNLIGANTYLKIYDCNMVLMDWSVGARGPQYAMAAANTELVGRQLGILLLKMVENGLKPEDIHLLGFSLGAHVAGSSSEVLKKKGHLIGRITGLDAASPLFRTNHLREKHKKLDRDDARLVDVVHTDASPTITDGFGLWQPIGHVDFFPNGGQEQPGCRDTRQSVVVTHFEQVLTREVACSHIRAWRLFQETLLNKAAGSHNRCEFTAFSCPGGLKSFEKGFCFPHLPKPNSSLAIDLNYRNDIGRFGEDIKGQGVMFFVTRATPPYCGTQLQASVHISPKTEAIKGVLLLDVNYPHHNVSFQIECDADDLITTGTVMSGLGVADYETLTENVKNLTATLKFIDLEYEEENNNTYIPTIYIDKVEIRDMYSNSWQFCQKDTALKDTVGLNPAFSITLSRDSCFA; from the exons ATGTTCATTTCGAAACATTTGGTGttattgataattattatcagcCACTTTAATGGCAATGGACAGCAGTTACTGCAAAGAAATCGCTTTCGAAGGCTCAACAAGCCGTCCGGTTTGAAGCTAAAACAGAGacttcaagaaaaattaaatcaatacAAACAGCGGACTATCCAAACAATTTGTTACG ATATCGTCGGCTGCTTCGAATTACCTCATAAAAGGTCACCGCTTCAGAAAGTACCTGAAAATCCGGAAATGCTAGGcacacaattttatttatttaggagagggatcaatttttcacaaccgGAAATTTTGCATTACGACGACGACGGGAAATCGCTTCGCAAATCCAGCTTTAATTACTCGCAGCCGCTCAAAATGATCATCCACGGCTATATGGGAAAATGGAACGACATCGGAAACTTAATTGGCGCCAATACGTATTTAAAAATC TATGACTGCAATATGGTTTTGATGGACTGGAGTGTGGGCGCCAGAGGGCCCCAATATGCCATGGCGGCGGCAAACACGGAACTTGTAGGCCGCCAATTGGGAATTCTCCTGTTAAAAATGGTCGAAAATGGGCTAAAACCCGAAGACATCCACTTGCTTGGGTTCTCGTTGGGGGCGCATGTTGCAGGAAGTTCGTCGGAAGTTTTGAAGAAGAAGGGGCACTTAATTGGGCGAATTACAG GACTTGATGCTGCCAGTCCGCTGTTCCGGACCAATCATTTGAGAgagaaacacaaaaaattggacCGGGACGATGCGCGACTTGTTGATGTTGTTCACACCGATGCTAGTCcg ACGATTACTGATGGGTTCGGGTTGTGGCAACCCATAGGCCATGTCGACTTTTTCCCGAATGGGGGACAGGAGCAGCCTGGATGTAGGGATACGAGGCAGTCGGTGGTTGTTACACATTTTG aacaAGTCCTAACCCGGGAAGTGGCCTGCAGCCACATCCGCGCCTGGCGCCTCTTCCAAGAAACCCTCCTCAACAAAGCCGCCGGCAGCCACAACCGGTGCGAATTCACCGCTTTCAGCTGTCCTGGCGGCCTCAAGTCCTTTGAAAAAGGATTCTGCTTCCCTCACTTACCCAAACCCAACAGTTCGCTCGcaattgatttaaattacCGAAACGACATCGGCCGGTTCGGCGAAGACATCAAAGGCCAGGGTGTCATGTTCTTTGTAACGCGAGCAACGCCACCCTATTGCG GGACACAACTCCAGGCCTCGGTCCACATTTCGCCCAAAACTGAGGCCATCAAAGGGGTTTTGTTGCTGGACGTGAACTACCCGCATCACAACGTCTCGTTCCAAATCGAGTGCGA TGCGGACGATTTAATTACAACGGGGACTGTTATGAGCGGCTTGGGGGTTGCGGATTATGAGACTTTGACCGAGAATGTGAAAAACTTGACCGCAACTTTGAAGTTCATCGATTTGGAATACGAGGAAGAAAATAACAACACGTACATTCCGACGATTTATATCGATAAAGTCGAAATTCGTGACATGTACAGTAACAG TTGGCAGTTTTGCCAGAAGGACACGGCTTTGAAGGACACAGTTGGGCTAAACCCCGCCTTTTCGATAACCCTGAGTCGAGATAGTTGTTTTGCGTAG